A section of the Nakamurella deserti genome encodes:
- a CDS encoding glycoside hydrolase family 15 protein: protein MTERDAAGYADLRTYAAIGDGRTVALIARDGRIDWLPLPHMSSAPVFGALVDAENGGSIALSPEEPFTVERAYVDNTNVLATTFHTASGSVRVTDAMNTGVAGRLPWAELARRIDGLTGSVRLVGRVRPGTCLNTVSPWVRDTVSGAVLRADGVTMAVRASNEESVEVSDVDISLTFRTAPGSRHILGLVATEDEPLYLPDPEDVDRGVDRTVRNWQQWSANFAWEGDWQDAVLRSVLVLKLLIYAPTGAVAAAATTSLPENVAGGKNWDYRFAWVRDAAYSLTALFRFGLREETHGAISWLLATIREYGPEPHVFYQLNGCPAPEELHERDVPGWRGIGPVVDGNAASGQLQLGVFGDLFSIVQLYVDNGNVLDAETGRMLAGIADLACDRWRSKDAGMWELHEPRHYTTSKLGCWQALRHAVHLCEIGQIPGDPSRWRSEAGRIREWVQTHAWSEQKQAYVWYPGTDELDASILLHAISGFDRGPRMSSTLDALRDELGAGDHLYRYSGMDAEEGVFLACSFWMASALQLVGRGDEARGLLDRLMVAANDVGMLAEMLEPATGDFLGNLPQALSHLALINAVITVTTGSGSQD, encoded by the coding sequence GTGACCGAGCGCGACGCCGCCGGCTACGCCGACCTGCGTACCTACGCCGCCATCGGTGACGGCCGGACGGTCGCCCTGATCGCCCGGGACGGCCGCATCGACTGGCTGCCGCTGCCGCACATGAGCTCCGCACCCGTCTTCGGCGCCCTGGTGGACGCCGAGAACGGCGGCAGCATCGCGTTGTCGCCGGAGGAGCCGTTCACGGTCGAGCGCGCCTACGTGGACAACACGAACGTGCTGGCCACCACCTTCCACACCGCCTCCGGGTCGGTCCGGGTGACCGACGCGATGAACACCGGCGTGGCGGGCCGGCTGCCGTGGGCCGAGCTCGCCCGCAGGATCGACGGCCTGACCGGTTCGGTGCGCCTGGTGGGCCGGGTGCGCCCCGGCACCTGCCTGAACACCGTCTCACCGTGGGTCCGCGACACCGTGTCCGGAGCCGTCCTGCGCGCCGACGGGGTGACGATGGCCGTCCGCGCCTCGAACGAGGAGAGCGTCGAGGTCAGTGATGTCGACATCAGCCTGACGTTCCGCACCGCACCCGGCAGCCGGCACATCCTGGGACTGGTCGCCACCGAGGACGAACCGCTGTACCTGCCCGATCCGGAGGACGTCGACCGCGGCGTCGACCGCACGGTGCGCAACTGGCAGCAGTGGTCGGCCAACTTCGCCTGGGAGGGTGACTGGCAGGACGCGGTGCTGCGCAGCGTGCTGGTCCTCAAGCTGCTCATCTACGCGCCCACCGGGGCCGTCGCCGCGGCCGCCACCACGTCGCTGCCGGAGAACGTGGCCGGCGGCAAGAACTGGGACTACCGCTTCGCGTGGGTGCGTGACGCCGCCTACTCCCTCACCGCGCTGTTCCGGTTCGGGCTGCGTGAGGAGACCCACGGCGCCATCAGCTGGCTGCTGGCCACCATCCGCGAGTACGGCCCCGAGCCGCACGTGTTCTACCAGCTCAACGGCTGTCCCGCACCGGAGGAGCTGCACGAACGGGACGTCCCGGGGTGGCGCGGCATCGGCCCGGTCGTGGACGGCAACGCCGCGTCCGGGCAGTTGCAACTGGGGGTGTTCGGCGATCTGTTCAGCATCGTGCAGCTCTACGTCGACAACGGCAACGTGTTGGACGCCGAGACCGGCCGGATGCTGGCCGGGATCGCCGACCTCGCCTGCGACCGGTGGCGGTCCAAGGACGCCGGGATGTGGGAGCTGCACGAGCCGCGGCACTACACGACCTCGAAACTCGGTTGCTGGCAGGCTCTGCGGCACGCGGTGCACCTGTGCGAGATCGGCCAGATCCCCGGCGATCCGTCGCGGTGGCGGTCGGAGGCGGGCCGCATCCGCGAGTGGGTGCAGACCCACGCCTGGTCGGAGCAGAAGCAGGCCTACGTCTGGTATCCCGGGACCGACGAGCTGGACGCGTCGATCCTGCTGCACGCCATCAGCGGCTTCGACCGCGGGCCGCGGATGAGCTCGACCCTGGACGCCCTGCGCGACGAGCTGGGCGCCGGTGACCACCTGTACCGCTACTCCGGGATGGACGCCGAGGAGGGGGTCTTCCTGGCGTGCTCGTTCTGGATGGCCAGCGCGCTGCAGCTGGTCGGTCGCGGTGACGAGGCGCGCGGCCTGCTCGACCGCCTGATGGTCGCCGCGAACGACGTGGGCATGCTCGCCGAGATGCTCGAGCCGGCGACCGGGGACTTCCTCGGCAACCTGCCGCAGGCGCTGAGCCATCTCGCCCTGATCAACGCGGTCATCACCGTGACCACGGGCAGCGGCTCGCAGGACTGA
- a CDS encoding GAF and ANTAR domain-containing protein has protein sequence MTKDAYDEDAAVAARFEAGQVSSFAELVAELALSYADQRAPEPRATLVEQIVAGATTILPGVVAAAVETLDGTGRLSAPVLVGDDVARRLMDAQNALGAGPCLDALRDRKQVAVLDLSADDRWPAFAAEARAAGVMAVICTPMEVNGRDVGVLTLLSNAADFGDEHEDIESLARVFAAHAGLALTGARQLREMNTAMSSRDIIGQAKGILMERFSITPDVAFTVLVRASSVTNTKLRAVCEQLCDTGTLPAGALDRRRPR, from the coding sequence ATGACGAAGGATGCGTACGACGAGGACGCGGCGGTGGCCGCCCGTTTCGAGGCAGGTCAAGTGAGTTCGTTCGCAGAGCTGGTCGCCGAGCTGGCCCTGTCCTATGCCGACCAGCGCGCTCCCGAACCGCGTGCCACGCTGGTGGAACAGATCGTGGCGGGTGCCACGACGATCCTGCCCGGCGTGGTCGCCGCGGCGGTCGAGACGCTGGACGGCACGGGCCGGTTGAGCGCCCCGGTACTCGTCGGCGACGACGTCGCACGCCGCCTGATGGACGCGCAGAACGCCCTGGGCGCGGGGCCCTGCCTCGACGCCCTCCGGGATCGCAAGCAGGTCGCCGTGCTGGACCTGTCGGCCGACGACCGCTGGCCGGCGTTCGCGGCCGAGGCGCGCGCCGCCGGCGTGATGGCCGTGATCTGCACCCCCATGGAAGTCAACGGACGCGACGTCGGTGTGCTGACGCTGTTGAGCAACGCCGCCGACTTCGGCGACGAGCACGAGGACATCGAGAGCCTCGCCCGGGTCTTCGCCGCCCACGCGGGCCTCGCGTTGACCGGCGCCCGCCAGCTACGGGAGATGAACACCGCGATGTCCAGCCGCGACATCATCGGGCAGGCGAAGGGCATCTTGATGGAGCGGTTCTCCATCACCCCCGACGTCGCCTTCACCGTGTTGGTCCGCGCCTCCAGCGTCACCAACACCAAGCTGCGGGCCGTCTGCGAGCAGCTGTGTGACACCGGGACGCTGCCGGCCGGCGCGCTGGACCGTCGCCGCCCACGCTGA
- a CDS encoding lycopene cyclase family protein, translating into MSAQRRVLVTGAGPAGLATAAACAARGLAVDVVAPHFRCWTPTYGMWADELPALAAVLDTGAADAAPTAGSRSYRTTLVRTVTGGTVDLGRGYARLDNATVHAALLHRLHTAGARTVVGRARRIVPGPPGSVELEDGTVLTADVVVDARGGSRGTAQQRAWGERVTGPVADLVPSDTALLMDWEALRDPRDRQPPAFLYGFPLDDGTTLLEATSLAARPPVSLTQLRDRLHRLLTRHGLHHVGNAERVAIPLDAARSRGTGVAVGAAAGWIHPATGYSLAAALRLAPVVADILAGESDARRAARAAAALQSSRTHALFALGREVLLRFDERHTDEFFAGFFTLPPATWTAYLDPISPPGPVAAAMVRLGPALTPGARAALARAVVRTGLRRAVGAR; encoded by the coding sequence GTGTCGGCGCAGCGGCGGGTCCTGGTGACGGGCGCCGGTCCGGCCGGTCTGGCGACCGCGGCGGCGTGCGCCGCGCGCGGTCTGGCCGTCGACGTGGTCGCACCGCACTTCCGGTGCTGGACCCCCACCTACGGGATGTGGGCCGACGAGCTGCCGGCGCTGGCCGCCGTCCTGGACACCGGTGCCGCCGACGCGGCGCCCACCGCGGGCAGCCGGAGCTACCGCACGACGCTGGTGCGCACCGTCACCGGCGGCACCGTCGACCTCGGCCGCGGCTACGCCCGGCTCGACAACGCCACGGTTCACGCCGCGCTGCTGCACCGGTTGCACACGGCCGGTGCCCGCACCGTCGTGGGCCGCGCCCGGCGGATCGTTCCCGGTCCGCCCGGGTCGGTGGAGCTGGAGGACGGCACCGTGCTGACCGCGGACGTCGTGGTGGACGCCCGCGGCGGCAGCCGCGGCACCGCCCAGCAGCGGGCCTGGGGGGAACGGGTGACCGGCCCCGTCGCCGATCTCGTCCCATCCGACACCGCCCTGTTGATGGACTGGGAAGCGCTACGCGACCCCCGGGACCGGCAACCGCCGGCGTTCCTCTACGGTTTCCCACTCGACGACGGGACCACCCTGCTCGAGGCCACCTCGCTCGCCGCCCGGCCTCCGGTGTCCCTGACGCAGCTGCGCGACCGGCTGCACCGGCTGCTGACCCGCCACGGACTGCACCACGTCGGCAATGCCGAGCGGGTCGCGATCCCGCTGGACGCCGCGCGGTCGCGGGGTACGGGGGTCGCCGTGGGGGCGGCCGCGGGATGGATCCACCCGGCCACCGGGTACAGCCTGGCCGCCGCACTGCGCCTGGCGCCGGTCGTCGCCGACATCCTGGCCGGCGAGTCCGACGCGCGGCGCGCGGCCCGCGCCGCGGCCGCCCTGCAGTCGTCGCGCACCCACGCCCTGTTCGCGCTGGGGCGGGAGGTGCTGCTGCGATTCGACGAGCGGCACACCGACGAGTTCTTCGCCGGCTTCTTCACCCTGCCGCCGGCCACCTGGACCGCCTACCTCGACCCGATCTCGCCGCCCGGGCCGGTCGCCGCGGCGATGGTGCGCCTGGGGCCGGCACTCACCCCCGGCGCCCGCGCCGCCCTCGCCCGGGCGGTGGTCCGGACCGGGCTGCGCCGCGCGGTGGGCGCCCGGTAG
- a CDS encoding dihydrofolate reductase family protein: protein MGRLIYSAIASLDGYVADDDGRFDWCAPDEEVHAAVNDSVRSVGTQLYGRRMYEVLQVWETMDVGSAPSPSADFQALWRAADKIVYSSTLDAPATARTRIERTFDPVAVGELVRGLDHDVSVGGPQLAGAALRAGLVDVLELFLSPVVIGGGTAALPSDSRIPLSSTGCRRFAGGVVQLTYGVARSLGPAGA from the coding sequence ATGGGTCGACTGATCTACTCCGCGATCGCCTCGCTGGACGGCTACGTGGCCGACGACGACGGGCGCTTCGACTGGTGCGCACCCGACGAGGAGGTCCACGCCGCGGTCAACGACAGCGTCCGGTCGGTGGGCACCCAGCTGTACGGCCGCCGGATGTACGAGGTGCTGCAGGTCTGGGAGACGATGGACGTCGGGTCCGCACCGTCGCCGTCCGCGGACTTCCAGGCGCTCTGGCGGGCGGCCGACAAGATCGTCTACAGCTCGACGCTCGACGCTCCGGCGACCGCCCGGACCCGCATCGAGCGGACGTTCGACCCGGTCGCCGTCGGTGAGCTGGTCCGCGGCCTCGACCACGACGTCTCCGTCGGCGGTCCGCAGCTGGCCGGCGCGGCGTTGCGCGCGGGACTGGTCGACGTGCTCGAGCTGTTCCTGTCGCCGGTCGTCATCGGCGGCGGGACCGCCGCGCTGCCCTCGGACTCACGGATCCCGTTGAGCTCGACGGGGTGCCGCCGGTTTGCCGGCGGAGTGGTTCAGCTGACCTACGGTGTCGCGCGATCCCTGGGGCCGGCGGGAGCCTGA
- a CDS encoding family 43 glycosylhydrolase produces MSRSAPPVRRLWATLLSVTLAAGMGVIAPTAASAAAPTDGLILSYDFTSGSGTTVADRSGNNRNATLLGDAAYTAGSGVRLGGTNGYVKLPDNVMTGLTAITVTAQVKASGGQRGPMIWALGNTGADGVGNGYLYTNGLAGATYKTSIATGNWTTEQTVGGPATLPQNVWKTITYTLGADNVARIYTDGVQVAEKAGVTVDPGQIGNGTTTANYLGRAVYNADPYFSGEFRSFSVYNRALSAAEVGSLVPGAADTVAADKAALTLGNTSAVTANLTLPTAGGNGSTITWATSDATVVTAAGVVTRSATDRTATLTATLNAGVAPNTATDTKSFTVTVPADDSPQTKADAAAAAVTVPNLGDVRGNLTLPTTGLHGSTIAWASSDTAIVDATGIVERPATGSAAATVTLTATVTVGAASATRVLTATVPALPAPAPYAGYAFSYFTGNSLAGENIFFAASQGNNALRWTELNGGQPKLTSTLGTKGLRDPFLIRSPEGDKFFLIATDLSIGGGTSWGDSQTVGSKYLEVWESTDLVNWSAQRHVKVSPDTAGNTWAPEAYWDDALQSYVVFWASKIYADNDPQHTGNTYNKMLYATTRDFVTFSAPKVWQDFGTSRIDSTVIKDSGTYYRFTKDEGGVTGCSDIIQEKSTSLTAVDDASVPGWSATNPAWTIQDSCIGRDAGTSAVEGPTVFKANDGDTSGSEYYLFVDEYGGRGYIPLGTDNLAAPDWKVPASYQLPASPRHGTVIPVTQAELSKLTNAPDPVKATAAGLVAGYTFGQTSGTTVTDTSGNGYDATLVGGPTSADGSLTLDGVDDHVKLPDNLLAGLDAVTVSSQVWIDPSQAGSYFLWGFGNTAADGVGNGYLFATGDPYRSGVATGNWTTEQGVNSGAAVGRGGWHTLTMTQAGGTQTLYLDGAQVGEKTGVTITPGLIGGGRTTGNAIGRSVYNADRTFKGKVRDFQLYNRALSPAEVGALGGNATTISSVTLDSLKVPAIITADSIVLPVRPGTDLTTLNPTFAVAAGSTVSLGGPTDYRTPKSVTVTSTSGATRTYTVEAHLMRSPVLPGLNADPNIAVFDGVYYLYATTDGFAGWGGKEFFVWKSTDLANWTRSDRPFLTLDGANGNVPWATGNAWAPTITERNGKYYFYFSGENPTYNRKTIGVAVADSPEGPFTAQPTAMITNNESVTTGQAIDPATFKDPVTGRYYLFWGNGSPFYAELSDDMLSIKAGTIKRISGLTDFREGLFVNHRDGLYHLTWSIDDTGSPDYRVGYATATNIDGPWTYRGVILEKSPQLGILATGHHSIIQVPGTDDWYIAYHRFAIPGGDGQHRETTIDRLTFNADGTMARVVPTLESVDPLAYPGTAPAASVSATGADGWSGPGAALTVTGTGTLQYRIGAGAWTTWTGPVPLPAGTSVITYRAQAANGQFSPEQSLTAKVDGDLPTVSGSLNGRMVTVVAADASSGVASTEYRVDSAGWVAYTAPVVVDGAAHVVSFRATDRVGYVSAVGQVSVPAVAGVDPKAVVTVTSAAPLSADGWYRTAIVVTAAVPAGATGTKVQLSVDGGAWRTSPTATTISANGPHSVRTRLLKDNLVVAGSDAELTVKVDRSVPTTTMVRRPSGVGTPRNPVDVTFTATDPVSGVASVEYMVNGGTWTAAGTQPIRFATVGSYAISYRATDRAGNVAASKSTTVSITADVATALVPSAGGKVAAGTPVTFTLRGFHRYDQVTLSYGGSAWSTVTTDVSGAARVTLTVPATTPKGALVVTATGTDPGTAATATLTVR; encoded by the coding sequence GTGTCACGATCCGCGCCGCCGGTCCGCCGGCTGTGGGCGACCCTGCTGTCGGTGACGCTGGCCGCGGGGATGGGCGTGATCGCCCCGACGGCCGCATCCGCGGCCGCACCGACCGACGGTCTGATACTCAGCTACGACTTCACCTCCGGCAGCGGCACCACGGTCGCCGACCGGTCGGGCAACAACCGCAACGCCACCCTGCTGGGCGACGCGGCCTACACCGCCGGTTCCGGGGTGCGCCTGGGCGGCACCAACGGCTACGTCAAGCTGCCGGACAACGTGATGACCGGTCTGACCGCGATCACCGTGACGGCGCAGGTGAAGGCGTCCGGTGGCCAACGCGGACCGATGATCTGGGCGCTGGGCAACACCGGGGCCGACGGGGTCGGCAACGGCTACCTGTACACCAACGGGTTGGCCGGCGCCACGTACAAGACGAGCATCGCCACCGGCAACTGGACGACCGAGCAGACCGTCGGCGGTCCGGCGACGCTGCCGCAGAACGTGTGGAAGACGATCACCTACACGCTCGGCGCCGACAACGTCGCCCGGATCTACACCGACGGGGTGCAGGTCGCCGAGAAAGCCGGTGTCACCGTCGATCCCGGTCAGATCGGCAACGGCACCACCACGGCCAACTACCTCGGCCGGGCCGTCTACAACGCCGACCCGTACTTCAGCGGCGAGTTCCGCTCGTTCAGCGTCTACAACCGGGCGCTGTCCGCGGCCGAGGTCGGGTCGCTGGTCCCGGGTGCCGCCGACACCGTCGCCGCCGACAAGGCCGCGCTGACCCTGGGGAACACCTCCGCGGTGACGGCGAACCTCACGCTGCCGACCGCGGGCGGAAACGGCTCCACCATCACCTGGGCCACCTCCGACGCCACCGTGGTGACCGCCGCGGGTGTCGTCACCCGCAGCGCCACCGACCGCACCGCGACCCTTACGGCCACCCTGAACGCCGGTGTCGCCCCGAACACCGCGACCGACACGAAGTCGTTCACCGTCACCGTCCCCGCCGACGACAGCCCGCAGACCAAGGCCGACGCCGCCGCCGCCGCGGTCACCGTCCCCAACCTCGGTGACGTCCGCGGCAACCTCACGTTGCCCACCACCGGCCTCCACGGCTCCACGATCGCGTGGGCCAGCAGCGACACCGCGATCGTGGACGCCACCGGCATCGTCGAGCGTCCGGCCACCGGGTCCGCCGCTGCGACCGTCACCCTGACCGCGACGGTCACCGTCGGCGCCGCCTCGGCGACCCGCGTACTGACCGCCACCGTGCCGGCGCTGCCCGCACCTGCCCCCTACGCGGGCTACGCGTTCAGCTACTTCACCGGCAACAGCCTCGCCGGCGAGAACATCTTCTTCGCCGCCAGCCAGGGCAACAACGCCCTGCGCTGGACCGAACTCAACGGCGGCCAGCCCAAGCTGACCTCCACCCTGGGCACCAAGGGCCTGCGGGATCCGTTCCTGATCCGCTCACCCGAGGGCGACAAGTTCTTCCTCATCGCCACCGACCTGTCCATCGGCGGCGGCACCAGTTGGGGTGACTCGCAGACCGTCGGCAGCAAGTACCTCGAGGTCTGGGAGTCCACCGACCTGGTCAACTGGTCCGCCCAGCGCCACGTCAAGGTCTCACCCGACACCGCCGGCAACACCTGGGCGCCCGAGGCGTACTGGGACGACGCACTGCAGTCCTACGTCGTCTTCTGGGCCTCGAAGATCTACGCCGACAACGACCCTCAGCACACCGGCAACACCTACAACAAGATGTTGTACGCCACGACGCGGGACTTCGTGACCTTCAGCGCCCCCAAGGTCTGGCAGGACTTCGGCACCTCGCGCATCGACTCCACCGTCATCAAGGACAGCGGCACCTACTACCGGTTCACCAAGGACGAGGGTGGCGTCACCGGCTGCTCGGACATCATCCAGGAGAAGTCGACCAGCCTGACCGCGGTGGACGACGCCTCGGTGCCCGGCTGGAGCGCGACCAACCCCGCGTGGACCATCCAGGACAGCTGCATCGGCCGTGACGCCGGTACCTCGGCCGTCGAGGGCCCGACCGTGTTCAAGGCCAACGACGGTGACACCTCCGGCTCGGAGTACTACCTGTTCGTCGACGAGTACGGCGGGCGGGGCTACATCCCGCTCGGCACCGACAACCTGGCCGCTCCGGACTGGAAGGTCCCCGCGTCGTACCAGCTGCCGGCCAGCCCGCGGCACGGCACGGTCATCCCGGTAACCCAGGCCGAGCTCAGCAAGCTGACCAACGCACCGGACCCGGTCAAGGCCACCGCCGCCGGGCTCGTCGCCGGCTACACCTTCGGTCAGACGAGCGGCACCACCGTGACCGACACCTCGGGTAACGGCTACGACGCGACCCTGGTCGGTGGCCCGACCTCGGCCGACGGCTCGCTGACCCTGGACGGCGTCGACGACCACGTCAAGCTGCCCGACAACCTGCTCGCCGGCCTCGACGCGGTCACCGTGTCCTCGCAGGTGTGGATCGACCCCTCGCAGGCCGGGAGCTACTTCCTCTGGGGCTTCGGCAACACCGCCGCCGACGGTGTCGGCAACGGGTACCTGTTCGCCACCGGTGACCCGTACCGCAGCGGTGTCGCCACCGGCAACTGGACCACCGAGCAGGGCGTCAACTCCGGTGCCGCGGTCGGCCGCGGCGGCTGGCACACCCTGACCATGACGCAGGCCGGCGGCACCCAGACGCTGTACCTGGACGGCGCCCAGGTCGGCGAGAAGACCGGCGTGACCATCACTCCCGGGCTGATCGGCGGCGGGCGCACCACCGGGAACGCCATCGGCAGGTCCGTCTACAACGCCGACCGGACCTTCAAGGGCAAGGTCCGCGACTTCCAGCTCTACAACCGGGCGCTGAGCCCGGCCGAGGTTGGCGCGCTGGGTGGCAACGCGACCACCATCAGCTCGGTCACCCTGGACAGCCTGAAGGTGCCGGCGATCATCACCGCCGACAGCATCGTGCTGCCGGTCAGGCCCGGGACCGACCTGACCACGCTGAACCCGACGTTCGCCGTCGCCGCCGGCTCGACCGTGAGCCTCGGCGGCCCCACCGACTACCGGACGCCGAAGTCCGTCACGGTCACCTCGACGAGCGGTGCCACCCGCACCTACACGGTCGAGGCGCACCTCATGCGCTCGCCGGTCCTCCCCGGGTTGAACGCCGACCCGAACATCGCGGTGTTCGACGGCGTCTACTACCTGTACGCCACCACCGACGGGTTCGCCGGCTGGGGCGGCAAGGAGTTCTTCGTCTGGAAGTCGACCGATCTCGCGAACTGGACGCGCTCGGACCGGCCCTTCCTGACGCTGGACGGGGCGAACGGCAACGTGCCGTGGGCGACCGGAAACGCCTGGGCGCCGACGATCACCGAACGGAACGGGAAGTACTACTTCTACTTCTCCGGCGAGAATCCCACCTACAACCGCAAGACCATCGGTGTCGCGGTCGCGGACAGTCCCGAGGGGCCGTTCACCGCCCAGCCGACGGCGATGATCACCAACAACGAGTCCGTCACCACCGGACAGGCCATCGACCCGGCGACGTTCAAGGATCCGGTCACCGGCAGGTACTACCTGTTCTGGGGTAACGGCTCACCGTTCTACGCCGAGCTGAGCGACGACATGCTGTCCATCAAGGCCGGCACCATCAAGCGGATCAGCGGCCTGACCGACTTCCGGGAGGGCCTCTTCGTCAACCACCGCGACGGCCTGTACCACCTGACCTGGTCGATCGACGACACCGGATCGCCGGACTACAGGGTCGGCTACGCCACCGCCACCAACATCGACGGGCCGTGGACCTACCGCGGTGTCATCCTCGAGAAAAGCCCGCAGCTCGGCATTCTCGCCACCGGCCACCACTCGATCATCCAGGTGCCGGGTACCGACGACTGGTACATCGCCTATCACCGCTTCGCGATCCCGGGTGGCGACGGCCAGCACCGCGAGACCACCATCGACCGGTTGACGTTCAACGCCGACGGCACGATGGCCCGGGTGGTCCCGACCCTGGAGTCGGTCGATCCCCTCGCCTACCCGGGAACGGCGCCGGCGGCATCGGTGTCGGCGACGGGTGCGGACGGCTGGTCCGGTCCGGGTGCCGCGTTGACGGTGACCGGTACGGGCACTCTGCAGTACCGGATCGGCGCGGGAGCGTGGACGACGTGGACCGGCCCCGTGCCGCTGCCGGCGGGTACGTCGGTGATCACCTACCGGGCGCAGGCGGCGAACGGGCAGTTCAGCCCGGAGCAGTCGTTGACCGCGAAGGTCGACGGGGACCTGCCGACGGTCTCGGGTTCGCTGAACGGCCGTATGGTCACGGTGGTCGCGGCGGATGCGTCGTCGGGTGTGGCCTCGACGGAGTACCGCGTCGACAGTGCCGGGTGGGTGGCCTACACCGCTCCCGTGGTCGTGGACGGCGCCGCCCACGTGGTGTCCTTCCGGGCCACGGACAGGGTCGGCTACGTCAGTGCCGTCGGGCAGGTCAGCGTGCCGGCGGTCGCCGGGGTGGATCCGAAGGCGGTCGTGACGGTCACCTCGGCGGCGCCGTTGTCCGCCGACGGCTGGTACCGGACGGCGATCGTGGTGACCGCGGCCGTGCCGGCGGGAGCGACCGGCACCAAGGTGCAGCTGAGCGTCGACGGCGGTGCGTGGCGGACATCGCCCACGGCGACGACGATCTCGGCGAACGGCCCGCACAGCGTCAGGACCCGGTTGCTGAAGGACAATCTGGTCGTGGCGGGCAGTGACGCCGAGCTGACCGTCAAGGTCGACCGCTCGGTGCCGACCACGACGATGGTGCGCCGGCCGTCCGGGGTGGGCACGCCCCGCAACCCGGTGGACGTGACCTTCACGGCCACTGACCCGGTGTCGGGGGTGGCGTCGGTGGAGTACATGGTCAACGGGGGCACCTGGACCGCGGCCGGCACGCAGCCGATCCGGTTCGCCACGGTGGGCAGCTACGCGATCTCGTACCGGGCCACCGACCGGGCAGGCAACGTCGCGGCGTCGAAGTCCACGACGGTGTCCATCACGGCTGACGTCGCCACCGCCCTGGTGCCGTCGGCGGGTGGGAAGGTCGCCGCCGGAACGCCGGTGACGTTCACGCTGCGGGGGTTCCACCGGTACGACCAGGTGACGCTGTCGTACGGCGGGTCGGCCTGGTCGACGGTGACCACGGACGTGTCGGGGGCGGCGCGGGTGACGCTGACCGTGCCCGCCACCACCCCGAAGGGCGCCCTGGTGGTCACCGCCACCGGCACCGACCCGGGCACCGCCGCCACCGCCACGCTCACCGTCCGGTGA
- a CDS encoding intradiol ring-cleavage dioxygenase has protein sequence MPESTRATPLYEGRPLARPDDEVVDQGLGFDVVTLMGRRQLLRALGLGAIGVGLAACGTAAVTSTSSGASSVSAGTSGADAAATGEIPDETAGPYPGDGSNGPDVLSESGIVRSDIRSSFGASSGTADGVPMTLELTITDLARGGVPFAGAAVYVWHCDRDGNYSMYSDGVTEQNYLRGVQIADAAGVVSWTSIFPACYSGRWPHIHFEVYPDEAGITDAANAIATSQVALPQDVCDAVYATAGYERSVSNLAQVSLTSDNVFGDDGGTSQLGTATGDVTTGYVVSLTAAVDTRTTPSAGAAPAGNGGGRGGGGRMGTPPSGMGTPPDGSAPSDGVSTAPATGTSA, from the coding sequence ATGCCCGAATCCACCCGTGCCACCCCGCTGTACGAGGGGCGTCCGCTCGCCCGCCCCGACGACGAGGTCGTCGACCAGGGGCTGGGTTTCGACGTCGTCACGTTGATGGGCCGCCGGCAGCTGCTGCGGGCACTCGGTCTGGGAGCCATCGGGGTCGGCCTCGCGGCCTGCGGGACTGCCGCCGTGACCAGCACCTCCTCGGGCGCCTCCTCGGTGTCCGCCGGCACGTCGGGCGCCGACGCGGCGGCGACCGGTGAGATCCCCGACGAGACGGCCGGCCCGTACCCCGGCGACGGCTCCAACGGACCCGACGTGCTCAGCGAGAGCGGCATCGTCCGCAGCGACATCCGGTCCAGTTTCGGTGCGTCGAGCGGCACCGCCGACGGCGTCCCGATGACGCTCGAGCTGACCATCACCGACCTCGCCCGGGGCGGGGTGCCGTTCGCCGGGGCCGCCGTCTACGTGTGGCACTGCGACCGCGACGGCAACTACTCGATGTACTCCGACGGCGTCACCGAGCAGAACTATCTCCGCGGCGTGCAGATCGCCGACGCCGCGGGCGTCGTCTCCTGGACCAGCATCTTCCCGGCCTGCTACAGCGGCCGGTGGCCTCACATCCACTTCGAGGTCTACCCCGACGAGGCGGGCATCACCGACGCCGCCAACGCCATCGCGACGTCCCAGGTGGCCCTGCCGCAGGACGTCTGCGACGCGGTCTACGCCACCGCGGGATACGAGCGGTCGGTGTCCAACCTCGCGCAGGTGAGCCTGACGTCGGACAACGTCTTCGGCGACGACGGCGGGACCAGCCAACTCGGTACCGCGACCGGGGACGTGACGACCGGCTACGTGGTGAGCCTGACCGCCGCGGTCGACACCCGCACCACCCCGTCCGCCGGTGCGGCGCCCGCCGGGAACGGCGGCGGCCGTGGCGGTGGCGGCCGGATGGGCACTCCGCCGTCGGGGATGGGCACTCCGCCGGACGGATCGGCGCCGTCGGATGGCGTGTCGACGGCCCCCGCCACCGGAACGAGCGCCTGA